A genome region from Glycine max cultivar Williams 82 chromosome 5, Glycine_max_v4.0, whole genome shotgun sequence includes the following:
- the LOC100807738 gene encoding protein SUPPRESSOR OF GENE SILENCING 3 translates to MPSQLKVHLAISPFVLLHTTAGDRLRISEKRNSKRGCERPFTMADIGDSSSKGKNVLESLPKIEQLTQGVADVNIESGQDDGEWVVYAKKSKNRARSTTVKPWSPPVHNSRPTGNTKMAHKPVTRNDGGVGRASGSGNPWQSQNANFKRPAGRGNGRPQLTASESESSNNVTSNPVIRPPLEHGWNWQSISGSKQSKSVDDSLVKGEITEESPMKNDSVDDEGDEEEGFDAMEDTDDDLMSDDYDSDTSQKSHETRKKSKWFKDFFENLDGLSIEKINEPERQWHCTACRGGPGAIDWYRGLQPLITHAKTKGSKRVKIHREFAELLEEELRKRGSAVIPPGEVFGKWKGLKDEEKDHEIVWPPMVVIQNTRLEQDENDKWLGMGNQELLNYFSAYDAVKARHAYGPQGHRGLSVLIFEASAIGYLEAERLHKHFAEQGTDRDAWFSHHRRLFLPGGRRQLYGYMAIKEDLDFFNRHCQGKSRLKYDMRSYQEMVVNQLRQMNEDNQLLIYLKDRDAKKQKQTKALEESLGIVTEKLRRTMEENRIVRLRTKMQHEENKEEMYMQEEFFKEQIRIIHDSRAAKEEEFERMQQEKREKVKPSSTSPLNEEEGRVKVDEYLKFVEFQDKEMENFVAEEEKLRQAHKDNVDAMTRRHWEEKVQLEERFNEELAKLMEKYSLSHPEKSNGI, encoded by the exons ATGCCAAGTCAACTTAAAGTTCACTTAGCTATCAGCCCTTTCGTTTTGCTTCACACAACAGCCGGCGATCGCCTTCGGATCTCTGAG AAAAGGAATTCAAAAAGAGGGTGTGAGAGACCTTTCACTATGGCAGACATTGGTGATTCTTCTTCCAAAGGGAAAAATGTATTGGAATCTCTTCCAAAAATTGAGCAATTAACTCAAGGTGTTGCTGATGTTAACATAGAGTCAGGACAAGATGATGGTGAATGGGTGGTATATGCAAAGAAGTCCAAGAATAGAGCCCGAAGCACAACTGTTAAACCATGGAGTCCTCCGGTTCATAATTCTAGACCCACTGGAAATACAAAGATGGCTCACAAGCCAGTTACTCGGAATGATGGAGGAGTTGGAAGGGCTTCTGGGAGTGGAAATCCTTGGCAGTCCCAAAATGCTAACTTCAAGAGACCTGCTGGCAGAGGAAATGGAAGGCCACAGTTAACTGCAAGTGAATCTGAAAGCAGCAATAATGTGACTTCTAATCCAGTCATTCGACCTCCCCTCGAGCATGGGTGGAATTGGCAATCTATATCTGGCTCCAAGCAGTCCAAGAGTGTTGATGATAGCCTGGTGAAGGGTGAAATTACAGAAGAGTCCCCTATGAAGAATGATAGTGTTGATGATGAAGGGGATGAAGAGGAAGGGTTTGATGCTATGGAAGATACGGATGATGATCTAATGAGTGATGATTATGATTCTGATACTAGTCAAAAGAGCCACGAGACTCGTAAGAAGAGCAAATGGTTTAAGGATTTCTTTGAGAACTTGGATGGCCTATCTATCGAAAAGATCAATGAACCGGAAAGGCAGTGGCACTGTACAGCTTGTCGAGGTGGTCCCGGTGCTATTGATTGGTACAGAGGACTGCAGCCTCTGATTACTCATGCCAAAACAAAGGGGTCAAAAAGGGTGAAGATCCATAGGGAGTTTGCTGAGCTTTTGGAAGAGGAACTGCGCAAAAGGGGCTCTGCAGTAATTCCACCTGGGGAAGTATTTGGTAAGTGGAAAGGTTTAAAAGATGAGGAGAAAGATCATGAAATAGTTTGGCCTCCGATGGTTGTCATTCAGAATACAAGGCTTGAACAGGATGAAAATGATAAg TGGCTAGGTATGGGTAACCAGGagcttcttaattattttagcgCATATGATGCTGTGAAAGCTCGACACGCTTATGGCCCCCAGGGTCATCGGGGGTTGAGCGTTTTGATATTTGAAGCATCAGCTATAGGTTATCTTGAGGCTGAGCGTCTACACAAGCACTTTGCAGAACAAGGAACTGACCGAGATGCTTGGTTTAGTCACCACCGTAGATTATTTCTCCCTGGTGGCCGGCGACAGCTCTATGGATACATGGCAATAAAAGAAGACCTGGACTTTTTCAACAGACATTGCCAAG GTAAATCTAGACTCAAATATGACATGAGATCATACCAGGAGATGGTTGTAAACCAACTTCGGCAAATGAATGAGGACAACCAGCTGCTTATTTATTTGAAGGACAGGGatgccaaaaaacaaaaacaaacaaaagctcTTGAAGAATCTTTGGGTATAGTGACTGAGAAGCTGCGAAGGACAATGGAAGAAAATCGCATTGTGAGGTTGAGAACTAAAATGCAACATGAAGAGAACAAGGAAGAG ATGTACATGCAAGAAGAATTTTTTAAGGAACAGATCAGAATCATTCATGATTCAAGGGctgcaaaggaagaagagttTGAGAGGATGCAGCAGGAGAAACGAGAGAAGGTGAAGCCGTCAAGTACTAGCCCTTTAAATGAAGAGGAAGGGAGAGTTAA GGTGGACGAATATCTAAAATTTGTTGAGTTTCAAGATAAAGAAATGGAAAACTTTGTTGCTGAAGAGGAGAAACTCCGTCAAGCTCATAAAGACAATGTTGATGCAATGACGCGGAGGCACTGGGAGGAAAAGGTGCAGTTGGAGGAAAGGTTTAATGAGGAGCTAGCCAAGCTCATGGAAAAGTATTCCCTATCTCACCCAGAAAAGTCCAATGGTATCTGA